GAGATTAAAAGATTATTTAAATTTAGATCAAAATGAATGTTCTGAAAAGATGAATATCTCACAGCCAACTTTTCATAGATTAATCTTGTCCGCTAGAAAAAAAATTGCTGATGCTATTGTAAATGGCAAAGCAATAAAGATTGAGGGTGGCAATTTCATATTTGAAGAACATCATGGAAGAAATAGTTGTGGCAGGCACAAGCAATAGGCACAAAAATTGGATTTAACATCAGGATTTAGAGAAGTTTTTGCGACAGCAAAAATTTGGGTGGAAGAAACTGCAAGTTTCTGGAACCTCTAAATCCTTGTTAGTTGCGTCTTTTCGTAGAAAAGACCGAGGGATAGCTGCAAACGGTTTTTTGCGAAGCAAAAAAATCCCGAAGAGTTATTATTATGTGCGTTAATCAATAATTTTTAAAGAATCAGACATAATTAGACTTGCAGACCTATGATTCATGCTCCTTGGGTTGCTCATACGAACTCCCCATCCTCTTTTAATATAGGGAATTAGTTCTTCAACCGAATCCACAACCACATAATTTTTTTCGAATCTATCAGGACTAGTGATAAATTTATTCTCTCTCCTTGGATGCCTATGAGGGTATAATTCAATGCCTTGTTCTGGTCCCGATTTGACATAAGCTATAAGATTAACCATATTATTGAAAATATTGTTTTATACTTAAATAATTTTTTATATTAGCCCATAATAATAATTGCAACTAACATCAGGATTTAGAGAAGTT
This DNA window, taken from Candidatus Woesearchaeota archaeon, encodes the following:
- a CDS encoding DUF134 domain-containing protein — protein: MPRPCKRRRVGCRPNSSYFKPAGIRKVELEESVLAVDEFEAVRLKDYLNLDQNECSEKMNISQPTFHRLILSARKKIADAIVNGKAIKIEGGNFIFEEHHGRNSCGRHKQ